A single region of the Borrelia hermsii DAH genome encodes:
- the trpS gene encoding tryptophan--tRNA ligase has protein sequence MQKKVMLTGDRPTGSLHLGHYVGSIVNRLKYQEEYETYIIIADLHTLTTKPDLKSISEIPVNVREMVLDYLACGINPEKVNIYLQSAIPELLELNLILSMIVMVNRLQRIPSIKDMSVAAGLSEVPYGLLGYPVLMSSDILMAKANLVPVGRDNEAHVELTRELARKFNYLYGENFFPIPEAIFTDSQALVGIDGKAKMSKSLGNAIFLSDDEKLLRKKVMSMFTDPKRVRADIPGKVDGNPVFIYHDLFNSNIDELCELKTRYKKGTVGDVEVKERLFEVLNQFLMPIRERREFFKVKKGYIDEVIFEGTNKTRKVAVEVIKNAKNLMGISKMWNGVRRHAENILKSNLNT, from the coding sequence ACTTATATTATTATAGCAGATTTGCATACTCTTACTACAAAGCCAGATTTAAAGAGCATTAGTGAAATACCTGTTAATGTTAGAGAAATGGTCTTGGATTATCTAGCTTGTGGAATTAATCCTGAGAAAGTTAATATTTATTTGCAATCAGCTATACCTGAGCTTTTAGAGTTAAATTTAATACTCTCAATGATTGTTATGGTTAATCGTTTGCAAAGGATTCCTAGTATAAAGGACATGAGTGTTGCAGCTGGACTATCTGAGGTTCCTTATGGACTTTTAGGTTATCCTGTTCTTATGAGTTCAGATATTTTGATGGCAAAGGCTAATTTAGTTCCAGTTGGACGTGATAATGAAGCCCATGTTGAACTTACAAGAGAACTTGCTAGGAAATTCAATTATCTTTATGGAGAGAATTTTTTTCCAATTCCTGAAGCTATCTTTACAGATTCCCAGGCTCTTGTGGGAATTGATGGGAAGGCTAAGATGAGCAAAAGTCTTGGTAATGCAATATTTTTAAGTGATGATGAGAAATTATTGCGCAAGAAGGTTATGTCTATGTTTACAGATCCAAAAAGGGTAAGAGCAGATATACCAGGAAAAGTTGATGGTAATCCTGTTTTTATTTATCATGATCTTTTTAATAGTAATATTGATGAGCTTTGTGAGCTTAAGACTAGATATAAAAAAGGTACAGTTGGAGATGTTGAAGTTAAAGAGAGACTTTTTGAGGTTTTAAACCAATTTTTAATGCCAATTAGAGAGAGAAGAGAATTTTTTAAAGTCAAAAAAGGTTATATTGATGAAGTAATATTTGAAGGCACAAATAAAACCAGAAAAGTTGCAGTAGAGGTTATAAAAAATGCTAAAAATTTAATGGGCATATCAAAGATGTGGAATGGAGTTAGGAGGCATGCAGAGAATATTTTAAAAAGTAATCTAAATACATAA